The following are encoded in a window of candidate division WOR-3 bacterium genomic DNA:
- a CDS encoding mannose-1-phosphate guanylyltransferase, which yields MSFVAGVLCGGKGERFWPLSRDENPKQFLQIAGEGTLIEQTVKRLQKVPETKEIFLISNSRFKDRLDSMFPGIFKILEPIGKNTAPACAVANEYTLRKYGEIILGIFPSDHFIREDEIFIEAVEEAKGLAQKGYIVTIGMKPTRPETGYGYIERGEKIGKRSYKAIKFHEKPDRETAEKYISSGNFYWNAGMFVWRTDVFDESVKKFMPEFYKVLKESKFPEELDKIYKEAPEISVDYAFMEKADNIAVVEGGFFWEDLGSFPSLFKVLNTDEKGNLILGDAVVSECRNSLFIQRGPVIAAYGLSDIIVISTDDVVLVIPMSEAQNIKKLRAILKEKGLEKLL from the coding sequence ATGAGTTTTGTAGCGGGTGTATTGTGTGGAGGTAAAGGTGAGAGATTTTGGCCCCTATCGAGGGACGAAAATCCGAAGCAATTTCTTCAAATCGCGGGCGAGGGAACCCTTATTGAACAAACGGTAAAACGTTTGCAAAAAGTTCCAGAGACTAAAGAGATTTTTCTCATTTCCAATTCAAGGTTCAAAGATAGGTTAGATTCAATGTTTCCCGGTATCTTTAAGATTCTTGAACCCATCGGCAAAAACACCGCACCTGCCTGTGCCGTGGCCAACGAGTATACTTTGAGGAAGTACGGTGAAATAATCCTTGGCATTTTCCCATCGGATCATTTTATAAGGGAGGACGAAATTTTCATCGAAGCTGTAGAAGAGGCAAAGGGTTTAGCCCAAAAGGGGTACATTGTTACTATTGGCATGAAGCCCACAAGACCCGAAACGGGTTACGGTTATATCGAAAGAGGTGAAAAGATTGGAAAAAGATCTTATAAGGCTATTAAGTTCCATGAAAAACCCGATAGAGAAACAGCAGAAAAGTACATTTCCTCTGGGAATTTTTACTGGAATGCAGGGATGTTTGTATGGAGGACAGATGTCTTTGATGAATCTGTGAAAAAATTTATGCCCGAATTTTATAAGGTTTTAAAGGAATCGAAGTTCCCTGAAGAGCTTGATAAGATATATAAAGAGGCGCCCGAAATTTCAGTGGATTATGCGTTTATGGAGAAGGCCGATAACATAGCGGTAGTGGAAGGAGGGTTCTTCTGGGAGGATTTAGGGTCCTTTCCTTCTCTCTTTAAAGTTTTAAATACGGATGAAAAAGGCAACCTAATTCTTGGTGATGCGGTGGTCTCGGAATGTAGGAATTCTCTATTTATTCAGAGGGGACCGGTTATTGCAGCTTACGGGCTCTCTGACATTATAGTAATTTCAACCGATGACGTTGTACTTGTAATTCCAATGAGCGAGGCTCAAAATATAAAAAAGCTAAGGGCAATTCTGAAGGAAAAAGGCTTAGAAAAACTTTTGTAA
- a CDS encoding glycerol-3-phosphate acyltransferase gives MALKILFSILCGYLIGSLSPSYFFGKLLRGIDIREVGEKNAGVINAYKILGPIPALFTAIFDLSKGLISVWIAFCIGIGYPINFLISYAAVLGHIFPFYLKFRGGQGEATATGILLYLLFRTLFTKPDFLTAFLLLLFYSLVLIYIIGPSGILGLYILPVAFLLTAVHSSPLEWLTMLVFALHIFVLNLRNRIKTGYRLSERTRTTIKWSRFAARPFAVLFIIIYFQTSKGFILNLTGSVALAFLIFDLVRLSKAGINKAIMKTLSFAFKSKEEKTFSSMTHFTVASFLSFLLFPGKIASCSILFPVFGDMFAKLMGLEYGRRQLFEKTLEGFIAYVTFGVIAGYIYSILANFPFPLAIIGALVGAISEVLPWKLDDNLSGSLFSGLAMYYFGKY, from the coding sequence ATGGCTTTGAAGATCCTATTCAGCATCTTATGTGGGTATCTTATAGGGTCCCTGTCACCTTCCTACTTCTTTGGAAAACTCCTAAGGGGTATCGACATAAGGGAAGTTGGGGAAAAGAATGCAGGTGTAATTAACGCATACAAAATCCTTGGACCGATACCCGCCCTTTTTACCGCAATTTTTGACCTTTCTAAAGGGTTAATCTCGGTATGGATTGCCTTTTGTATCGGCATTGGATATCCAATAAACTTTTTAATTTCCTACGCAGCGGTCCTCGGCCATATTTTCCCCTTTTATCTAAAATTCAGAGGGGGCCAAGGCGAAGCCACTGCAACGGGCATTCTATTGTACCTCCTTTTCAGAACCTTATTTACAAAACCAGATTTTCTAACAGCCTTTCTACTTCTACTCTTTTATTCACTGGTATTGATTTATATCATCGGCCCCTCAGGAATACTGGGATTATACATTCTTCCTGTAGCCTTCCTATTGACAGCAGTTCATTCTTCACCCCTTGAATGGTTAACAATGCTGGTATTCGCTTTACATATCTTTGTCCTTAACTTGCGAAACCGCATTAAAACTGGCTACAGACTAAGCGAAAGAACAAGAACCACTATAAAGTGGTCCAGATTCGCAGCAAGACCCTTTGCTGTATTATTTATAATTATCTACTTCCAAACCTCAAAGGGCTTCATCCTTAACTTAACCGGTAGTGTTGCCCTTGCCTTTTTAATCTTTGACCTTGTGAGGCTCTCAAAAGCAGGTATAAATAAGGCAATTATGAAAACTCTCAGTTTTGCTTTTAAGAGCAAGGAAGAGAAAACCTTCTCCAGTATGACCCACTTCACAGTGGCTTCCTTTTTAAGTTTTCTGCTGTTTCCGGGAAAAATCGCTTCATGTTCAATTCTTTTCCCAGTCTTTGGTGATATGTTCGCAAAACTTATGGGATTGGAATATGGGCGAAGACAACTCTTTGAAAAGACCCTCGAAGGTTTCATTGCCTATGTAACTTTTGGAGTAATAGCGGGTTACATTTATTCGATCCTCGCAAACTTTCCCTTTCCCCTTGCCATTATAGGTGCTTTAGTTGGGGCCATATCAGAAGTGCTACCCTGGAAATTAGACGACAACCTGAGCGGGTCGCTTTTCTCAGGACTTGCAATGTATTATTTTGGAAAATATTGA